In Alkalihalobacillus sp. AL-G, the genomic stretch GAACTGAAAATGGTTCTTACGAGAGAAGTTGCAGCCCCTGTTTCTCTTACAAAATCAGCAGAAGGTGTACGGTTTGAATCACAGGACGGAAGCAGTAAATCGATGGTCATTCAAGCGGGTGAATTGAAGCTGTTCAAGTATGATGCTGGAGGCTCAAATCAGCAGCTTTTACATGATTTTGCACTATCAATTGACCGGATGGAGCTTTTGGATCAAAATAAAAATCCAGTTCACAATGGAACTGGATTAACTGAAGGAATAGCATATTTTCGATTTTTTTACACGACAGAAGGGTTAAAAGAAAAACATCATCAAATTACCTTGCCGATTGACATTTTCAGCCCTTAATTTTCGATTACTTCACCTGATGCCTTAAAGATGATTTGGGCGTTTTTTTTCGTCTCAAAATGAGCAC encodes the following:
- a CDS encoding type II secretion system protein J, encoding MIDQRGMTLIELLATIAIFSMIVGVSYSLFSYVQASWTITETAVSSESDVQELKMVLTREVAAPVSLTKSAEGVRFESQDGSSKSMVIQAGELKLFKYDAGGSNQQLLHDFALSIDRMELLDQNKNPVHNGTGLTEGIAYFRFFYTTEGLKEKHHQITLPIDIFSP